A region from the Candidatus Hydrogenedentota bacterium genome encodes:
- the hflC gene encoding protease modulator HflC, producing MKTFRFVAGAAAVCVLIALLVANTCMFVVHERDQVVVTRLNKPVHVIVGDRAPEQFEPLKTEILHAARRTGEGAEKLKISMGAGIYFKAPFADTVERFPDVLMTYGVEEEAVVLADKKTLVVDNFARWRIENPLLFRISVRTITGANGALDDVIYSAVREELGRNDLTEVIRTTNKHVGTDVPATTDAPEDLEALNTMSDEITLGREKIMNSVTKRANDRTLTQYGIRVVDVRIRRADLLPENFQAVFGRMSAERSRISRGYRSEGQKQAEIIMGGTDRQVQVIRANAEREAAMMRGEADAEAIRIFAEAFSSNPELYSFVRSLEVLEESTPPGTEAILSADSGLFRLLKEGAARAD from the coding sequence ATGAAGACGTTTCGATTTGTGGCGGGCGCCGCCGCCGTCTGCGTTCTCATTGCGCTCCTCGTAGCGAACACGTGCATGTTCGTCGTACATGAACGCGACCAAGTCGTTGTCACACGCCTGAACAAACCCGTCCACGTGATCGTCGGCGACCGCGCGCCCGAACAATTCGAGCCGCTAAAGACAGAAATCCTGCATGCTGCCCGGCGTACGGGCGAGGGCGCGGAAAAGCTCAAGATCAGCATGGGCGCGGGCATCTATTTCAAGGCGCCGTTTGCCGACACGGTCGAACGCTTTCCGGATGTCTTGATGACGTACGGGGTCGAGGAAGAGGCCGTCGTGCTTGCGGACAAGAAGACGCTCGTGGTCGACAACTTTGCGCGTTGGAGAATCGAGAACCCTCTGCTTTTCCGCATCAGCGTGCGCACGATTACCGGGGCCAACGGCGCGCTGGACGACGTGATTTACTCCGCGGTGCGCGAGGAACTGGGCCGAAACGATCTGACGGAAGTGATCCGAACGACAAACAAGCACGTGGGCACGGACGTACCGGCCACGACGGACGCTCCGGAAGATCTTGAAGCGCTCAACACGATGAGCGACGAGATCACGTTGGGGCGCGAAAAGATTATGAACTCCGTGACGAAACGCGCCAACGATCGCACGCTCACGCAGTACGGCATTCGCGTGGTCGACGTGCGCATCCGGCGCGCCGACCTGCTACCGGAAAACTTCCAGGCCGTGTTCGGCCGCATGTCTGCGGAACGATCCCGCATTTCGCGCGGGTATCGCAGCGAAGGCCAGAAACAGGCGGAGATTATTATGGGCGGCACGGACCGCCAGGTGCAGGTCATCCGCGCGAACGCCGAGCGCGAGGCGGCGATGATGCGCGGCGAAGCGGACGCGGAAGCCATCCGCATTTTTGCCGAAGCGTTCAGCTCGAACCCGGAGCTGTACAGCTTCGTGCGTTCGTTGGAGGTGCTTGAAGAATCGACGCCTCCGGGGACCGAGGCGATTCTCAGCGCGGATTCCGGACTCTTTCGACTGCTTAAGGAAGGCGCGGCGAGAGCCGATTAA
- a CDS encoding SpoIIE family protein phosphatase has protein sequence MAPRKDEAGRFKQLIDMMRDLSIDPDPGTSAKLYRDTMRKLYGDLGLISISRRGVGPNQYRVIRIFHDKQIESDAFPNREDESRVAPIESGGIIGQIISEERVTVIRDLNVPTDPVLGTDLSPYRSMIATPVFDGGRALNWVIFLSTKADAFTSREVESQILQANLLGGMSNSKRAAKELLEATAFIHHEVDEIASIQRGLLPAPLPAVPGLELAAIHESFDRAGGDYYDVFPIGPIDEQSSNDHEGWWGILIADASGHGPSAAVVVTMLSTLIYTRVHKAQGPGAMLEYLNRHIATKPIHSSFVTAFLMYYCPESRLVRYACAGHNPPLLRSNGEARWLDAVGSFPLGIDRGAWYEEAEVQLQPGDTLLLYTDGITEAKALSGEFFGEERLEHAILNGHASAPDLIDTIRGHVRTHLLGQRPTDDQTMVAMRVL, from the coding sequence ATGGCCCCGCGCAAAGACGAAGCCGGCCGATTTAAGCAACTCATCGACATGATGCGCGACCTTAGCATCGACCCGGACCCGGGCACGTCGGCGAAACTGTACCGCGACACGATGCGCAAACTATACGGCGACCTCGGGCTTATCTCCATTTCCCGCCGGGGCGTCGGACCGAACCAATACCGCGTGATTCGAATTTTCCATGACAAGCAGATTGAGTCGGATGCGTTTCCAAACCGGGAGGACGAAAGTAGGGTCGCTCCAATCGAGAGCGGCGGCATTATTGGTCAGATTATTTCCGAAGAACGCGTCACCGTCATTCGGGACTTGAACGTTCCCACGGACCCGGTGTTGGGCACGGACCTGTCGCCGTACCGCTCGATGATCGCTACGCCCGTGTTCGACGGCGGGCGCGCCCTGAACTGGGTTATTTTCCTGTCGACGAAGGCGGACGCGTTTACGTCGCGCGAGGTCGAATCGCAGATTCTGCAAGCCAATCTGCTGGGCGGCATGTCCAACAGCAAACGCGCCGCCAAGGAACTGCTCGAAGCGACCGCGTTCATCCATCACGAAGTCGACGAAATCGCAAGCATCCAGCGCGGGCTGTTGCCTGCGCCGTTGCCCGCGGTGCCCGGCCTCGAACTCGCCGCGATCCACGAAAGCTTCGATCGCGCGGGCGGCGACTACTACGACGTGTTTCCCATCGGCCCCATTGACGAGCAGAGTTCCAACGATCACGAGGGGTGGTGGGGCATTCTCATCGCGGACGCGTCGGGCCACGGGCCGTCCGCGGCCGTGGTTGTCACCATGTTGTCGACGCTCATTTACACGCGCGTGCACAAGGCGCAAGGTCCCGGCGCGATGCTCGAATACTTGAACCGCCACATCGCCACAAAACCGATCCACAGCTCGTTCGTGACGGCGTTTCTGATGTACTACTGTCCCGAAAGCCGCCTCGTCCGATACGCCTGCGCCGGGCACAATCCGCCGCTACTGCGCTCGAACGGGGAAGCGCGCTGGCTCGACGCGGTTGGAAGCTTTCCGCTCGGTATCGATCGCGGTGCGTGGTACGAAGAGGCCGAAGTACAGCTTCAGCCGGGCGACACGTTGCTCCTCTACACCGACGGCATTACCGAAGCCAAGGCGCTCTCCGGCGAGTTCTTCGGCGAAGAACGCCTCGAACACGCCATCCTCAACGGCCACGCGAGCGCTCCAGACCTCATCGACACCATCCGCGGCCACGTCCGCACCCACCTCCTCGGTCAACGCCCCACCGACGACCAGACGATGGTGGCCATGCGGGTGCTGTAA
- a CDS encoding sulfatase has protein sequence MTTSALNDITRRAFLVSAGAGVVSAAAHAKTVAAPKRQPNVVYVFSDEHRWQSMSFTELPQVITPNMAQLAEESAEFTNCISNYPVCSPYRGILLTGRWPQETGVVDNNIPLSPNEQTVGKSFRNGGWRTGYIGKWHLGGTRAEPFGFDHSLIWEKTNIHWDTSEYYPSGSAPVTPKGYNATLMTDQALEFMEGNTANPFCLFVSLNPPHANFTDAPEGKKALYPEGALPRRPNWQDGRPADASPEAKFFSNNGWPYYEGYHAHISAIDDELGRIMKKLEELGIEENTILVYTSDHGSMFGSHGVGGKRQPFEESIRVPFLVRWPGRIEAKKKVDSLFGTIDIVPTLCALAGAKAPRRCSGQDYSDHLVGGGGPDPKSQFIMHIAKGNASGKETHPAPLFRGIRTKKHTYFMTSKGKGSLFDNAKDPYQLADLFGTADSRSVREKCEKVTRAWLKSVNDSFSLEVKN, from the coding sequence ATGACCACTTCTGCACTTAATGACATCACCCGGCGCGCGTTCCTCGTTTCCGCGGGTGCGGGCGTTGTCTCCGCGGCGGCGCACGCCAAAACAGTCGCGGCGCCCAAGCGGCAACCCAATGTCGTGTATGTGTTCAGCGACGAGCACCGCTGGCAGTCGATGTCGTTCACCGAATTGCCGCAGGTGATCACACCGAACATGGCGCAGCTCGCGGAGGAGTCGGCGGAGTTCACGAACTGCATCAGCAACTACCCTGTATGCTCGCCGTACCGCGGCATCCTTTTGACCGGGCGCTGGCCTCAGGAGACCGGCGTGGTGGACAACAACATCCCGCTGTCGCCAAACGAGCAAACGGTCGGGAAATCGTTTCGCAATGGCGGGTGGCGCACAGGGTATATCGGCAAGTGGCACCTCGGCGGTACGCGCGCGGAACCGTTCGGCTTCGACCATTCACTCATCTGGGAAAAGACGAACATTCACTGGGACACGTCGGAGTATTATCCCTCAGGTAGTGCGCCCGTCACGCCGAAGGGATACAACGCGACGCTGATGACGGACCAGGCGCTGGAATTCATGGAGGGCAACACGGCCAACCCGTTCTGCCTTTTTGTGTCGCTCAATCCGCCGCACGCGAATTTCACCGATGCGCCGGAAGGGAAGAAAGCGCTGTACCCCGAGGGTGCGCTGCCGCGCCGCCCGAACTGGCAAGACGGCCGGCCGGCGGATGCGTCGCCGGAGGCGAAGTTCTTCAGCAACAACGGCTGGCCATACTACGAAGGCTACCATGCGCACATCAGCGCGATTGACGATGAACTGGGCCGGATCATGAAGAAACTCGAAGAGCTGGGAATTGAAGAGAACACCATTCTCGTTTACACGAGTGATCACGGTTCCATGTTCGGCTCGCACGGCGTGGGAGGGAAGCGGCAGCCCTTCGAAGAATCGATCCGTGTCCCGTTCCTCGTGCGGTGGCCGGGGCGAATCGAAGCGAAGAAAAAAGTTGACAGCCTGTTTGGAACTATAGACATAGTCCCGACATTGTGCGCCCTCGCGGGCGCGAAGGCGCCGCGCAGGTGTAGCGGCCAGGATTATTCGGATCACCTTGTCGGCGGCGGTGGGCCGGACCCGAAGTCGCAGTTTATCATGCACATTGCCAAGGGAAACGCGTCCGGCAAAGAGACGCATCCTGCGCCGCTGTTCCGCGGGATCAGGACGAAGAAGCACACATACTTCATGACCAGCAAAGGCAAGGGTTCGTTGTTCGACAATGCCAAGGACCCCTATCAGTTGGCCGATCTGTTCGGCACCGCCGATTCGCGATCGGTCCGCGAAAAGTGCGAGAAAGTGACGCGCGCATGGCTCAAGTCAGTGAACGACTCGTTCTCACTCGAGGTAAAAAACTAG
- a CDS encoding heme-binding protein — translation MPGKYTGLSAHDIDLEAAQRAVAAAIKKAEELGCKMNIAVVDAGANLKAFARMEGAWLGSIDISIKKARTARFFDMPTGAIGNLSQPGGSLYNIEHSNGGLITFPGGVPLTNANGVVIGGIGVSGSIVENDHACASAGAAAL, via the coding sequence ATGCCGGGCAAATATACGGGACTTAGCGCGCACGACATCGATCTCGAGGCCGCGCAGCGGGCCGTCGCGGCGGCCATCAAGAAGGCCGAGGAACTGGGCTGCAAGATGAATATTGCGGTCGTGGACGCCGGTGCGAACCTGAAAGCCTTCGCGCGGATGGAAGGCGCGTGGCTCGGCAGCATCGACATCTCGATTAAGAAGGCGCGTACAGCGCGTTTCTTCGACATGCCGACCGGCGCGATCGGCAACCTCAGCCAGCCGGGCGGGTCGCTGTATAACATTGAGCATTCGAACGGAGGTCTGATTACGTTTCCCGGCGGCGTGCCCCTGACGAACGCCAACGGTGTCGTCATTGGCGGAATTGGCGTGTCGGGATCGATCGTCGAAAACGACCACGCCTGCGCGTCGGCGGGCGCCGCGGCGCTGTAA
- a CDS encoding CoA-binding protein, giving the protein MPKTIAIVGASADRRKYGNKAVRAFRDGGWTVYPVNANAREIEGLKAYASIGEVPGPLDRVSMYVPPAVGITMLHEIAARKPAEFFLNPGSESAELIAKAEEIGLNTITACSIVNIGLRPDMYPDE; this is encoded by the coding sequence ATGCCAAAGACCATCGCAATCGTCGGCGCTTCCGCGGACAGGAGGAAGTATGGCAACAAGGCCGTGCGCGCGTTTCGCGATGGCGGCTGGACGGTTTATCCAGTGAATGCGAACGCCCGCGAGATTGAAGGACTGAAGGCCTACGCTTCGATTGGGGAAGTGCCGGGACCGCTGGATCGCGTTTCGATGTACGTGCCGCCTGCCGTGGGCATAACCATGCTTCACGAGATCGCCGCGCGCAAACCGGCCGAGTTCTTTCTCAATCCCGGTTCGGAGAGCGCAGAACTGATCGCAAAAGCGGAAGAGATCGGACTTAACACTATTACTGCGTGCAGTATTGTAAATATCGGCCTCCGGCCGGACATGTACCCGGACGAGTAG
- a CDS encoding glycoside hydrolase family 31 protein: MQLFAFVLLLLCVGTYFYFVFPFWGYPLHGGLKGPVPLTPAWALEPWLWEDDGNTSQAILGLLKEYEERDFPVRTVLIDSPWSTRYNDFAVDEERYPKPAEFFGDLEKRGYRVVLWMTSMVNSQNDDTRFKDSTDWYEDARRKGYLTGDGWQIGWWKGRGGFIDYTNPAAMKWWRGLQEPLFDWGIDGWKLDGTGTLFRSQYRNAPLFYMNVFNGPMTTRQYMDRYYRDEYAHGLSKNPEFITLSRSTDRLGLLNRKPRGEFFEWLDTLAHPEGFAPLDASPVNWVGDQDHAWTLENEGIEEAITDILRSASMGYNVIGSDIPGYSGSDIPPNLYARWAQFSCFCGLFMNGGHADRRLWLSNEREWEIVRKFAWLHTELVPYIYTHVAECHEGGKPLMRPLESKYHYLFGNDFLVAPIYEDNLMRSVTIPAGKWRYMFNDLEVLEGPSTTRRTYPLEEAPVYIRDGAIIPLNVSRSYTGYGDAESKGFVTWLVYPAGNTEFEMVHADGSGKTRLESRMSSQLTLQISGVHKPHILRVHMIFPPLKVQLDMKALEEGLDWTYDRDRAKLIIRTKDYAEGKYVVDY; this comes from the coding sequence ATGCAGCTTTTTGCGTTCGTCCTGCTTCTGCTCTGCGTCGGCACGTACTTCTATTTCGTCTTTCCGTTTTGGGGATACCCGTTGCATGGAGGCTTGAAGGGACCCGTTCCCCTAACGCCCGCGTGGGCGCTCGAACCATGGCTGTGGGAAGACGATGGGAACACGTCCCAGGCCATTCTTGGCTTGTTGAAGGAATACGAAGAGCGCGACTTCCCCGTGCGCACGGTCTTGATCGACAGTCCCTGGTCGACCCGCTACAACGATTTCGCCGTCGACGAGGAACGCTATCCCAAACCGGCCGAGTTCTTTGGCGACCTCGAAAAACGTGGGTACCGCGTTGTGCTTTGGATGACTTCGATGGTCAACAGCCAAAATGACGACACGCGTTTCAAAGATTCGACCGATTGGTACGAAGACGCCAGGAGAAAGGGTTACTTGACCGGCGACGGATGGCAAATTGGATGGTGGAAGGGGAGAGGCGGGTTCATCGATTACACGAACCCCGCCGCGATGAAGTGGTGGCGCGGCCTGCAAGAGCCGCTCTTCGACTGGGGCATCGACGGATGGAAGCTGGACGGGACCGGCACACTGTTTCGGTCGCAGTATCGCAATGCGCCGTTGTTTTACATGAACGTGTTCAATGGTCCGATGACGACGCGCCAGTACATGGACCGCTACTACCGCGACGAGTACGCGCACGGCCTCAGCAAGAACCCCGAATTCATTACACTTTCGCGGTCAACCGATCGCCTCGGCCTGCTGAACAGGAAGCCGCGCGGCGAATTCTTCGAGTGGCTCGACACCCTCGCCCACCCGGAGGGATTTGCGCCGCTCGACGCGTCACCCGTGAATTGGGTCGGCGATCAAGACCACGCGTGGACGCTCGAGAACGAAGGAATTGAGGAAGCGATTACGGACATTCTGCGCAGCGCGTCCATGGGCTACAACGTCATTGGCTCGGACATCCCGGGCTACTCCGGCAGCGACATACCCCCGAACCTGTACGCGCGCTGGGCGCAATTCTCGTGTTTCTGCGGGTTGTTCATGAACGGCGGGCACGCCGACCGGCGGTTGTGGTTGTCGAACGAGCGCGAGTGGGAGATCGTCCGCAAATTCGCATGGCTCCATACAGAGTTGGTCCCGTATATCTACACGCACGTTGCGGAATGCCACGAAGGTGGTAAGCCACTCATGCGTCCGCTCGAATCCAAATACCACTATCTGTTCGGGAACGACTTCCTGGTTGCGCCGATCTACGAGGACAATCTGATGCGATCGGTCACCATTCCTGCGGGCAAGTGGCGGTATATGTTCAACGATTTGGAGGTGTTGGAGGGACCGTCTACGACGCGACGCACGTACCCGCTGGAGGAAGCCCCCGTGTATATTCGCGACGGCGCGATCATTCCGCTGAACGTTTCACGCAGTTACACGGGTTACGGCGATGCGGAATCGAAGGGGTTCGTCACCTGGCTCGTGTATCCGGCGGGCAACACCGAATTCGAAATGGTGCACGCGGACGGTTCCGGCAAGACGAGGCTCGAGTCGCGCATGTCGAGCCAGCTTACGCTCCAAATCTCCGGCGTGCACAAACCCCACATTCTGCGCGTCCACATGATTTTCCCGCCGTTGAAAGTGCAGTTGGATATGAAGGCGCTGGAGGAAGGCCTCGACTGGACCTACGACCGCGACCGCGCAAAATTGATCATACGCACAAAGGACTACGCGGAAGGCAAGTACGTCGTCGATTATTAA
- the hflK gene encoding FtsH protease activity modulator HflK, with amino-acid sequence MSERKPFRPEIIRGPGSGGGGFDLSKFRPNLAKVLWPILIVLFLFWLLRGGPAYTVAPGEEGIVLTFGKYTRTTEPGFHFKLPWPIQTVEFADIGEVKRLEIGFRSNSSGGTTTYATFQNDPSLLNESQMLTGDENVVNCSMSVQFRVKNSREYLFNFDPGEVESMLRAVAEAALRQAVGDHPINDVLTTGKFEIMGEIKLKMQELADLTGAGVTIEDVFLQDVQPPHEVAEAFRDVASAREERERIINEAHAYQSGEIPKAEGEGERVKLAAEGYKEATIAEAQGAVARFNAIAEQYRQSPEITRSRLYLETMSRLLPNLRLTLVDESAGVLNLKNLDRQAIPVDPQQIQQQYQQQTYSGANTP; translated from the coding sequence ATGAGCGAACGAAAGCCATTCAGACCGGAAATCATCCGCGGCCCCGGAAGTGGCGGCGGCGGATTCGATTTGTCGAAGTTCCGGCCAAACCTTGCGAAGGTGCTGTGGCCAATCCTCATTGTGCTTTTTTTGTTCTGGCTGCTGCGCGGCGGGCCGGCCTATACGGTCGCGCCAGGGGAGGAAGGCATCGTGTTGACGTTTGGCAAATACACACGCACGACCGAGCCGGGCTTTCACTTCAAGCTGCCGTGGCCGATTCAGACCGTCGAATTTGCGGACATCGGCGAAGTGAAGCGGCTCGAGATCGGATTTCGCTCGAATAGCTCCGGGGGCACGACGACCTACGCCACGTTCCAGAACGACCCGTCGCTCCTCAACGAATCTCAGATGCTCACCGGCGACGAAAACGTCGTCAATTGCTCGATGTCCGTACAGTTCCGCGTAAAGAACTCGCGCGAATACCTTTTCAATTTCGATCCCGGCGAGGTCGAGAGCATGCTGCGCGCCGTGGCGGAAGCCGCGCTGCGCCAGGCTGTCGGCGACCATCCGATCAACGACGTTTTGACGACCGGCAAGTTCGAAATCATGGGCGAGATCAAACTGAAGATGCAGGAACTCGCCGACCTGACGGGGGCCGGCGTCACGATCGAGGACGTGTTTTTGCAGGACGTGCAACCGCCCCACGAAGTGGCCGAAGCGTTTCGCGACGTTGCGAGCGCGCGAGAGGAACGCGAGCGCATCATCAACGAAGCGCACGCGTACCAGAGCGGCGAGATTCCCAAAGCGGAAGGTGAAGGCGAGCGCGTCAAGCTGGCCGCCGAGGGGTATAAGGAGGCGACGATTGCCGAAGCGCAAGGCGCCGTGGCGCGGTTCAACGCCATCGCGGAGCAGTACCGGCAGTCGCCCGAGATCACGCGGTCGCGCCTGTATCTCGAGACCATGTCGCGCCTGTTGCCGAATCTGAGACTTACCCTCGTGGACGAATCCGCCGGAGTGCTCAATCTCAAGAATTTGGACAGGCAGGCGATTCCGGTGGACCCACAACAGATTCAGCAACAGTACCAACAGCAGACCTACTCGGGAGCGAACACACCATGA
- the tolB gene encoding Tol-Pal system beta propeller repeat protein TolB, protein MRFFGPAILFFCVAFVSGAQDPAAADGQRVEIRSSGGTDARIGVAVPTFATPPGQDALASQMTEVMRYDLDFTGLIRLLRPEEFPAAFSGLTSDPTKLNFDAWRSARAEYVVHVYAVSEGGNVTLECRLFDAATGQQVVGKRLSSQQSWWRQVVHQFSDEIVKYLDGEPGIATSQYCFSGGATGKKEIYIADYDGANMKQLTQHNSISILPTFSPDGSKIAYVSFKDRYQFLYSFELSSGKSMALSKEVGMNSAPAWAPNGQRLAMVLSKDANSEIYLVNADGTGKQRLTNDPGTDTSPCFSPDGNSIAFVSDRGGSPQIYVMDTTGGNVRRLSLQGGKSYDPSWSPDGKQIAYVVEQGGFEVYVMDANGANPRALTASGGSNESPSWSRDSRYVVFTSTREGKPQLWAANAATGENRKIPGIGVSAQGPDWGPRR, encoded by the coding sequence GTGCGATTTTTTGGCCCAGCGATTCTGTTTTTTTGCGTGGCGTTTGTGTCGGGGGCGCAGGACCCGGCGGCGGCCGACGGTCAACGGGTCGAGATTCGATCGAGCGGAGGGACGGATGCGCGCATAGGCGTCGCCGTTCCGACGTTTGCGACGCCTCCCGGCCAGGATGCACTTGCGAGCCAAATGACGGAAGTCATGCGGTATGACCTCGACTTCACCGGTCTCATTCGTCTGTTGCGGCCGGAAGAATTCCCCGCGGCCTTCTCCGGCCTCACCAGCGATCCCACCAAGCTGAACTTCGACGCGTGGCGCAGCGCGCGCGCAGAGTATGTCGTGCATGTCTATGCCGTGTCCGAAGGCGGTAATGTGACGCTCGAGTGCCGGTTGTTCGACGCGGCAACGGGACAGCAAGTCGTCGGTAAGCGGTTGTCAAGCCAACAGTCGTGGTGGCGCCAGGTGGTCCACCAGTTCTCGGACGAGATTGTGAAGTACCTCGACGGCGAGCCGGGGATCGCGACGTCGCAGTATTGCTTCAGCGGCGGCGCCACGGGTAAGAAGGAAATCTATATCGCGGACTACGACGGCGCGAATATGAAACAGTTGACGCAGCACAACTCGATTTCGATTCTGCCTACGTTTTCCCCGGACGGATCAAAGATCGCCTACGTGTCGTTCAAAGACCGCTACCAGTTCCTGTATTCGTTCGAGCTTTCGTCGGGCAAGTCCATGGCGTTGTCAAAGGAAGTCGGTATGAACAGCGCGCCGGCGTGGGCGCCAAACGGCCAGCGGCTCGCAATGGTGTTGAGTAAGGACGCGAACTCGGAAATCTATCTGGTGAATGCCGACGGCACGGGCAAACAGCGGCTCACAAACGATCCGGGCACTGACACATCGCCGTGTTTCAGCCCGGACGGCAACAGTATCGCATTCGTCAGCGATCGCGGGGGCAGCCCACAGATATACGTGATGGACACGACCGGCGGAAACGTGCGGCGCTTGTCGTTGCAGGGCGGCAAGTCCTATGACCCGTCGTGGTCGCCCGATGGAAAACAAATAGCCTATGTCGTCGAGCAGGGCGGCTTCGAAGTCTATGTGATGGACGCAAACGGCGCGAACCCTCGGGCGCTCACGGCGAGCGGCGGCTCAAATGAATCGCCAAGCTGGTCGCGTGACTCGCGGTACGTTGTGTTTACCTCTACGCGCGAAGGCAAACCGCAATTGTGGGCGGCGAACGCCGCCACCGGCGAAAACCGGAAGATCCCGGGGATCGGTGTCAGCGCACAGGGACCGGATTGGGGGCCGCGGAGATAA
- the smpB gene encoding SsrA-binding protein SmpB translates to MGEKIVIQNRRARHDYHVLEKHEAGIELRGTEVKSLRAGHIVLKDAYADVTDGEMFLVGVHINPYEQGTVWNHDPERKRKLLMHKREIAKLGAQVAEKGYTLVPLSVYFKEGRAKVEIGLCKGKQTFDKRDTIRDREVKREIDRAMKDTRRAK, encoded by the coding sequence ATGGGAGAAAAAATAGTCATTCAGAACCGGCGTGCGCGGCACGATTATCACGTGCTGGAAAAGCACGAGGCGGGCATCGAGCTGCGCGGCACGGAAGTGAAATCGCTGCGCGCGGGGCACATCGTGTTGAAAGATGCATACGCCGACGTGACTGATGGCGAGATGTTTCTTGTCGGTGTTCATATCAATCCGTATGAGCAAGGCACCGTGTGGAATCACGACCCCGAGCGCAAACGAAAGCTGCTCATGCACAAGCGCGAGATTGCGAAACTCGGCGCGCAGGTGGCGGAAAAAGGGTACACGCTCGTGCCATTAAGTGTGTACTTCAAGGAAGGCCGCGCAAAGGTCGAGATCGGGCTGTGCAAGGGAAAGCAGACGTTCGACAAACGGGACACCATCCGCGATCGCGAGGTAAAACGCGAGATCGACCGGGCGATGAAGGACACGCGGCGCGCGAAGTAA
- a CDS encoding SDR family oxidoreductase, whose product MNGKTVLVTGASSGIGRATAQGLAELRAQVILVCRDRRKGEETIAGIARTVPGASLDLVIADFASLDDVRRAADDVLSRFRDLHVLINNAATIPGARTLSRDGIEMQFAVNHLAPFLLTNLLLSRLKACAPARIVFVSSDMHFGAKLDFDDLQSERSYAAMRVYGKTKLANVLVTNELARRLEGTGVTVNALHPGVVATGIANNLAFPLNRLAKVAGLFWLSPRDGARTPIYLASSQEVSGVSGKYFEKCRERAPSPASHDVETARRLWRVSAAMSGLETVDAAACAP is encoded by the coding sequence ATCAATGGCAAGACCGTACTCGTCACGGGCGCGAGCAGCGGAATTGGCAGGGCGACGGCGCAAGGGCTTGCCGAGTTGCGTGCGCAGGTCATCCTCGTGTGCCGCGACCGCCGCAAAGGCGAGGAGACCATCGCCGGCATCGCGCGCACGGTGCCGGGCGCATCGCTCGATCTAGTAATCGCGGATTTTGCGTCGCTCGACGACGTGCGCCGCGCGGCGGACGACGTATTATCGCGCTTCCGCGACCTGCACGTTCTGATTAACAATGCCGCGACGATTCCCGGTGCGCGGACACTGTCACGCGACGGCATCGAGATGCAGTTCGCTGTCAACCATCTTGCCCCATTCCTGTTGACGAACCTGCTGCTTTCGCGGCTGAAGGCCTGCGCGCCGGCGCGGATTGTATTCGTGTCGTCCGACATGCACTTCGGCGCGAAGCTCGACTTCGACGATCTGCAGAGCGAACGCTCCTACGCCGCCATGCGGGTTTATGGCAAGACAAAACTCGCGAACGTGCTTGTCACAAACGAGCTCGCCCGAAGGCTCGAGGGCACTGGTGTGACGGTAAACGCGCTGCATCCAGGCGTGGTCGCGACTGGCATTGCCAACAATCTCGCTTTCCCGCTCAATCGTCTCGCGAAAGTGGCCGGGCTGTTTTGGCTGAGCCCGCGGGATGGCGCGCGAACCCCGATTTATTTGGCGAGTTCGCAGGAGGTAAGCGGCGTAAGTGGAAAATACTTCGAGAAGTGCAGAGAACGGGCGCCGTCGCCCGCATCGCACGACGTCGAGACAGCCAGAAGGTTATGGCGCGTTAGCGCGGCGATGTCTGGTTTGGAAACGGTTGACGCGGCCGCCTGCGCGCCGTAG